In Paenibacillus phoenicis, one genomic interval encodes:
- a CDS encoding thiamine phosphate synthase, producing the protein MTSQKLTLTAPELHLISISPIHVSELLRVSLKALPYLDYIHVRDKQLTAKGQLEIIQQMFESGIPLNKIVVNDRLDVALAARAVNVHLAGHSLPVDSARPLASGMRLGRSVHSVEETVQAAVDGADYCLFGHVYDTSSKPGLPGRGLEALTATAKACPVPMIAIGGIRPDQAGEIIRCGAQGIAVMTRLFHAPDPAEEAQAYREAMQTAWLERG; encoded by the coding sequence ATGACGAGCCAAAAATTAACGCTAACCGCACCCGAACTGCATCTGATCTCCATCTCTCCCATCCACGTATCCGAACTGCTCAGGGTATCCCTCAAGGCCCTTCCCTACTTGGATTACATTCATGTGCGGGATAAGCAGCTCACCGCGAAAGGTCAGCTGGAGATCATTCAACAAATGTTCGAATCAGGCATTCCGCTGAACAAAATTGTCGTGAACGATCGGCTGGACGTGGCCTTGGCCGCGCGGGCAGTGAATGTCCACTTAGCCGGCCATAGTCTTCCGGTGGACTCCGCTCGTCCGTTAGCCAGCGGGATGCGCTTGGGCAGGTCGGTTCATTCGGTGGAAGAAACGGTGCAGGCCGCCGTAGATGGAGCGGATTATTGCCTGTTCGGACATGTGTACGATACCTCCAGCAAACCCGGACTTCCCGGCAGAGGGCTGGAGGCATTAACTGCTACGGCGAAGGCTTGCCCGGTTCCGATGATCGCCATTGGAGGCATCCGACCGGATCAAGCGGGAGAGATCATCCGCTGCGGCGCTCAAGGGATTGCCGTCATGACAAGGTTGTTTCATGCACCGGACCCGGCAGAAGAAGCCCAAGCATATCGCGAGGCAATGCAGACAGCTTGGCTGGAAAGGGGGTGA
- a CDS encoding YkvI family membrane protein translates to MNDRWVKIFQIAVTYIGTVVGAGFASGQSIMQFFTLYGSVGAAGIIISTLLFMWLGTKMMIYAHRIQAFSYQEFNDHLFGRLFGKVANFLTLLILLGVTAVMLSGTGSIFAEQLQLPYQLGIIVSIVLSYLVMTKGMNGIVVVNVLVVPMILLFTSLIAFRAIEPEGLFGINGFQLQQLESYKWVLSPFVYAALNFAFIQAVLIPLGSEVQEESTLKWGGFWGGIGLGSMLLIYHIALNSRMPEMLSYEIPMAVIVRDLGPFLHVLFLLVLYGEIFTTLIGNVFGVTRQLQSLYQVPKNMTMLIILVACFVISQAGFASLLTYLYPMFGYIGMLLLILLAFRRLPLR, encoded by the coding sequence ATGAATGATCGATGGGTCAAAATATTTCAAATTGCCGTTACCTACATCGGTACGGTGGTCGGCGCCGGTTTTGCTTCGGGACAATCGATTATGCAATTTTTTACCCTTTATGGCTCGGTTGGCGCCGCAGGGATTATCATTTCGACGTTGCTCTTCATGTGGTTGGGGACGAAAATGATGATCTATGCCCATCGAATACAAGCATTCTCTTACCAGGAATTTAATGATCATCTGTTTGGCCGCCTGTTCGGCAAGGTTGCCAACTTCCTGACCCTGCTGATCCTGCTGGGGGTTACCGCCGTAATGCTATCCGGCACCGGTTCGATCTTTGCCGAGCAGCTTCAGCTGCCTTATCAACTCGGGATCATCGTGAGTATCGTCTTGAGCTATCTGGTGATGACAAAGGGGATGAACGGTATCGTGGTTGTGAATGTGCTGGTTGTGCCGATGATTCTTCTATTTACGAGCTTGATTGCGTTCCGCGCGATTGAGCCGGAAGGTCTGTTCGGGATCAACGGCTTCCAGCTGCAACAACTGGAAAGTTACAAGTGGGTGCTGAGCCCATTTGTGTATGCTGCCCTCAACTTTGCTTTTATCCAGGCTGTGTTGATTCCGCTGGGGAGCGAGGTTCAGGAGGAGAGTACATTAAAATGGGGCGGCTTTTGGGGTGGTATCGGGCTTGGCTCTATGCTGTTGATTTACCATATTGCTTTGAATTCCCGGATGCCTGAAATGCTTAGTTACGAGATTCCGATGGCGGTCATCGTCCGCGACCTCGGCCCGTTTCTGCATGTGCTGTTTCTGTTAGTGCTCTATGGCGAGATATTTACGACCCTGATCGGCAATGTCTTTGGCGTCACGCGACAGCTGCAAAGCCTCTATCAGGTGCCCAAAAACATGACCATGCTGATCATCTTAGTTGCTTGCTTTGTGATTAGCCAGGCTGGTTTTGCTTCCTTATTAACATACCTGTACCCCATGTTTGGATATATTGGGATGCTGCTGCTTATTTTATTGGCGTTCCGGCGGTTGCCTCTTCGTTAA
- the thiS gene encoding sulfur carrier protein ThiS, which produces MQVRLNGKETTINESCVTLADLLAEPPWKDRKLLVELNGTVIRKEDYDVTPLSDGDRIELVHFVGGG; this is translated from the coding sequence GTGCAGGTTCGTCTGAATGGGAAAGAGACGACGATCAACGAAAGCTGTGTCACACTGGCCGATTTATTAGCAGAGCCCCCATGGAAGGACCGAAAGCTGTTGGTTGAACTAAACGGTACAGTTATACGAAAGGAAGACTATGACGTGACCCCGTTATCGGATGGGGATCGTATTGAGCTAGTCCATTTTGTTGGGGGAGGTTGA
- a CDS encoding AraC family transcriptional regulator: MKSFYQNWKLDPELPMDIYQSTNITFYPHFHAEIEFIYVLSGTIRIGVNEEIRLLRQGDMVICGSNDIHYFDSRELESEIIILICKPEWITMTKSWPSDFRFASPYIPAGTPGLETVKTILDELIREKDEKKPGYPLLLKAGILKLCGSLQRAVDTLPMDRTTKEKYESRRARMQQILSYIEDHYREELNVKVMAKRFSMEPSHFSRSFKAAIGMNFKTYLNTVRVLSAEHQLLTSDLSIMEIALECGFSSIRTFNRVFKELRGTVPSSLRPSR, translated from the coding sequence GTGAAATCGTTCTATCAAAATTGGAAATTGGATCCCGAGCTTCCGATGGATATCTACCAGAGCACGAACATTACGTTTTATCCTCATTTCCATGCTGAAATCGAGTTTATTTATGTCCTCTCCGGCACCATCCGGATTGGGGTTAATGAAGAAATCCGCCTGCTTCGGCAAGGCGACATGGTTATCTGCGGCAGCAACGATATCCACTATTTTGACAGCCGAGAGTTGGAGTCGGAAATTATCATTCTGATCTGCAAACCGGAGTGGATCACGATGACAAAAAGCTGGCCGTCCGACTTTCGCTTCGCCTCACCTTATATTCCGGCAGGTACTCCGGGGCTCGAAACAGTGAAAACGATCCTGGACGAGCTAATTCGGGAAAAAGACGAAAAGAAACCTGGCTATCCCCTGCTGCTGAAAGCCGGCATCTTAAAGCTGTGCGGCAGTCTGCAAAGGGCGGTGGACACGCTGCCGATGGACCGTACCACCAAGGAGAAGTACGAGTCCCGCCGGGCGCGGATGCAGCAAATTTTGTCCTATATCGAGGACCATTACCGGGAGGAATTAAACGTGAAGGTGATGGCGAAACGTTTTTCCATGGAGCCCTCCCATTTCAGCCGTTCCTTCAAAGCCGCCATCGGCATGAATTTCAAAACTTATCTCAACACGGTTCGCGTCCTAAGCGCCGAACATCAGCTGCTGACCAGCGATCTCAGTATTATGGAAATCGCTCTGGAGTGCGGCTTCAGCAGCATTCGTACGTTTAACCGCGTGTTTAAGGAGCTGCGGGGCACTGTCCCTTCCAGCCTGCGCCCATCCCGATAG
- the thiH gene encoding 2-iminoacetate synthase ThiH produces the protein MSFYDKIQSWEGFPFPQRLQGYSDADVWRALSKPKLDAEDLLVLLSPAADRHLEEMAQQAQRITQSQFGNVIQLFTPMYVSDYCVNHCEYCSFSSIYDFPRKKLDMQEVEREAEAIAATGIRHILLLTGESRKDSPVEYLRDCVKVLRNYFSSIGIEVNPLSVSEYQELAAAGVDSLTVFQEVYHRETYAKLHIKGPKRNYRNRLDAPERGCAAGYRAVNIGALLGLYDWRQEAFFAAMHADYLQTKYPGCEISLSIPRFRPFLGDYEPDAQVTDRALVQVMLAYRLFLPRAGITLSSREPARLRDRLVRLGVTKMSAGVSTAVGGHSQGGGTPQFQISDERSVAEIREMLYQNGLQPVFKDWDILVPTES, from the coding sequence ATGAGCTTCTATGACAAAATCCAATCCTGGGAAGGCTTCCCCTTTCCACAGCGGCTTCAAGGTTACAGCGATGCAGATGTATGGCGGGCGCTTAGCAAGCCTAAGCTTGATGCGGAGGATCTGCTAGTCTTGCTGTCACCAGCGGCTGATCGACATTTGGAGGAGATGGCCCAACAGGCACAGCGGATCACCCAAAGCCAATTCGGGAACGTGATCCAATTGTTTACCCCGATGTATGTGTCCGATTATTGTGTGAACCACTGTGAGTATTGCAGCTTTAGTTCGATCTATGATTTTCCACGAAAAAAATTAGACATGCAAGAGGTCGAACGGGAAGCTGAGGCGATTGCGGCAACCGGGATCCGTCATATCCTGCTGTTAACCGGTGAATCCCGCAAAGATTCCCCGGTCGAATACTTAAGAGACTGCGTGAAGGTGCTGCGCAATTATTTTTCATCCATCGGCATTGAGGTGAACCCGCTGTCTGTCTCCGAATATCAGGAGCTAGCTGCGGCAGGCGTAGACAGCCTGACGGTATTCCAAGAGGTCTACCACCGGGAAACGTATGCCAAACTCCATATCAAAGGCCCCAAGCGCAATTATCGAAATCGGCTGGATGCCCCGGAACGCGGATGTGCTGCAGGTTACCGGGCCGTGAATATCGGGGCATTACTTGGCTTGTACGATTGGAGACAGGAAGCCTTCTTTGCCGCCATGCACGCGGATTATTTGCAAACCAAGTATCCAGGTTGTGAGATCAGCTTATCGATTCCGCGCTTCCGCCCTTTTCTCGGAGATTACGAACCGGATGCCCAGGTGACCGATCGGGCTTTGGTACAGGTGATGCTCGCCTACCGTCTCTTTCTGCCGCGGGCCGGGATCACCTTATCCAGCCGGGAGCCTGCCCGGTTACGTGACAGACTGGTTCGCCTTGGGGTGACCAAGATGTCAGCTGGTGTATCCACGGCCGTTGGGGGCCACTCCCAAGGGGGCGGCACCCCGCAGTTTCAAATATCCGATGAGCGTAGCGTAGCCGAAATCCGGGAAATGCTCTATCAAAACGGACTGCAGCCTGTGTTTAAAGACTGGGATATCTTAGTCCCAACTGAAAGCTAG
- the leuS gene encoding leucine--tRNA ligase: MADYNVPHDVYRPQAIEPKWQAYWDEHHTFKTREESGKPKFYALDMFPYPSGAGLHVGHPEGYTATDIVSRFKRMRGYNVLHPMGWDAFGLPAEQHALDTGEHPRDITVKNINNFRRQIKSLGFSYDWDREISTTDPNYYKWTQWIFIQLYKKGLAYVAEVPVNWCPALGTVLANEEVIDGKSERGGHPVIRKPMRQWVLKITEYAERLLEDLEELDWSESIKDMQRNWIGKSEGAEVVFEIDGHDASLTVFTTRPDTLFGATYAVLAPEHELVKKITTDAQREAVEAYQDQAARKSDLERTDLAKEKTGVFTGAYAINPVNGEKLPIWIADYVLAGYGTGAIMAVPGHDERDYEFAKQYDLPIIEVVEGGDLSKEAYTGDGAHVNSGFLNGLGKEAAIKKMISWLEENGKGRGKVTYRLRDWLFSRQRYWGEPIPILHLEDGTMKPVPEDQLPLVLPDVDAIKPSGTGESPLANVTEWVNTVDPETGLPARRETNTMPQWAGSCWYYLRYIDPHNDKELCSKEKQQEWLPVDLYIGGAEHAVLHLLYARFWHKVLYDLGVVTTKEPFQKLVNQGMILGTNNEKMSKSRGNVINPDEIVNQYGADTLRVYEMFMGPLEATKPWNESGVEGIHRFLSRVWRLFVAEDGSLNPKITADGGSDEFKRTWHKTIKKVTEDFENLRFNTAISQLMIFVNEAYKTDAVPKAAAENFVQMLSPLAPHLAEELWERLGHTDTITYEPWPTYDEAWTVESEVEIVVQVNGKIVERTKISKDLDQAAMQEHSLSLPNVQQAVAGKTIRKVIAVPGKLVNIVVG; this comes from the coding sequence ATGGCGGACTATAACGTGCCCCATGACGTTTACCGTCCCCAGGCCATCGAACCGAAATGGCAGGCCTACTGGGATGAGCATCACACTTTCAAAACACGGGAAGAGTCGGGGAAACCGAAGTTTTATGCCCTTGACATGTTCCCTTATCCATCGGGAGCAGGCCTCCATGTAGGCCATCCGGAAGGCTATACGGCCACGGATATCGTCTCCCGCTTTAAACGGATGCGCGGATATAACGTTCTGCATCCGATGGGCTGGGATGCTTTCGGGCTGCCGGCGGAGCAGCATGCGCTCGATACGGGCGAACATCCGCGTGATATCACGGTGAAGAACATCAACAATTTCCGGCGCCAAATCAAGTCACTGGGCTTCTCCTACGATTGGGACCGCGAGATCAGTACGACGGATCCGAATTATTATAAATGGACGCAGTGGATTTTTATCCAGCTGTATAAAAAAGGTCTGGCCTATGTGGCCGAAGTTCCGGTGAACTGGTGCCCGGCATTGGGAACGGTGCTGGCGAACGAAGAGGTCATTGATGGCAAGAGCGAACGCGGCGGCCATCCGGTCATCCGCAAGCCGATGCGCCAATGGGTGCTGAAAATTACCGAATATGCCGAACGACTGCTGGAAGACCTGGAGGAGCTGGACTGGTCGGAAAGCATCAAGGATATGCAGCGCAACTGGATTGGGAAATCCGAAGGCGCCGAGGTCGTCTTCGAGATTGATGGACATGACGCATCTCTGACGGTCTTTACCACACGCCCGGATACGCTGTTTGGGGCGACTTATGCCGTGCTTGCGCCAGAACATGAACTGGTCAAGAAAATCACGACCGATGCTCAACGCGAAGCGGTTGAAGCTTACCAAGACCAAGCTGCGCGGAAGAGCGATCTGGAACGTACCGACCTTGCTAAGGAGAAAACCGGGGTGTTCACCGGTGCATACGCGATCAATCCGGTCAATGGCGAGAAGCTGCCGATCTGGATTGCCGACTACGTGCTGGCGGGTTACGGAACCGGTGCGATCATGGCCGTACCGGGGCATGATGAGCGCGACTATGAATTCGCCAAACAGTATGATCTGCCGATCATCGAGGTGGTCGAAGGCGGCGATCTGTCGAAAGAGGCTTACACGGGCGACGGAGCCCATGTGAACTCCGGCTTCCTGAACGGTCTGGGCAAAGAGGCAGCAATCAAGAAAATGATCTCCTGGCTGGAGGAAAACGGCAAAGGCCGCGGCAAAGTGACTTACCGCCTGCGCGACTGGCTGTTCAGCCGTCAGCGGTATTGGGGTGAGCCGATCCCGATTCTGCATCTGGAAGACGGCACGATGAAGCCGGTACCGGAAGATCAGCTGCCGCTGGTTCTGCCGGATGTGGATGCCATCAAACCGTCGGGTACCGGGGAATCGCCGCTGGCGAACGTGACCGAATGGGTGAACACGGTAGATCCGGAAACGGGGCTGCCAGCTCGCCGCGAAACGAATACGATGCCGCAATGGGCCGGAAGCTGCTGGTATTATCTGCGTTATATCGACCCGCACAACGACAAGGAGCTGTGCTCGAAGGAGAAGCAGCAGGAATGGCTGCCGGTTGACCTGTACATCGGTGGGGCTGAGCATGCAGTGCTTCACCTGCTCTACGCCCGCTTCTGGCATAAGGTGCTGTATGATCTCGGAGTGGTTACGACCAAAGAGCCGTTCCAAAAACTGGTAAACCAAGGGATGATCCTTGGCACCAACAATGAGAAGATGAGTAAATCCCGCGGCAACGTCATCAATCCGGACGAAATCGTTAACCAATACGGGGCGGATACGTTGCGCGTTTATGAAATGTTCATGGGACCGTTGGAAGCAACGAAGCCATGGAATGAAAGCGGCGTGGAGGGCATTCACCGCTTCCTGTCCCGCGTATGGCGTCTGTTTGTTGCTGAAGACGGCAGCCTGAATCCGAAAATTACAGCGGACGGCGGCAGCGACGAATTTAAACGCACTTGGCACAAGACGATTAAGAAAGTGACGGAGGATTTTGAAAACCTGCGCTTTAACACCGCGATCAGCCAGTTGATGATTTTCGTTAACGAGGCTTACAAAACGGATGCTGTGCCGAAAGCGGCAGCGGAAAACTTCGTGCAGATGCTGTCCCCGCTGGCACCGCATTTGGCGGAAGAGCTGTGGGAACGCCTTGGCCATACCGATACGATTACGTATGAACCATGGCCAACGTACGATGAGGCTTGGACAGTAGAATCCGAAGTTGAAATCGTCGTGCAAGTGAACGGAAAAATCGTAGAACGCACGAAAATTTCCAAAGACCTGGATCAAGCAGCTATGCAAGAACATAGCTTAAGCCTGCCGAACGTTCAGCAGGCTGTGGCTGGGAAGACGATTCGCAAAGTGATTGCGGTGCCAGGCAAGCTGGTGAATATCGTCGTCGGATAA
- a CDS encoding thiazole synthase: MQDLFHIGGKALSSRLFIGTGKYNRNTLIPEVIERSGAEVITVALRRVNPDWEEENLLHHIPSHMTLLPNTSGARNAEEAIRIARLARAADMGNWIKLEVIQDQRYLLPDNVETIKATEVLAAEGFVVLPYMSPDLSAALRLREAGAAAVMPLGSPIGSNRGLRTKELIQILIEEAGLPVIVDAGIGKPSEAAEAMEMGAAAVLLNTAIATARDPLGMAEAFRAAVIAGRLAHLAGLGPVEQNAVASSPLTGFLDEVKA, translated from the coding sequence ATGCAGGACTTATTCCATATTGGCGGCAAGGCTTTGTCCAGCCGTCTCTTTATCGGTACTGGCAAATATAATCGCAATACCTTAATTCCCGAAGTGATCGAACGTTCAGGAGCAGAAGTCATCACCGTCGCTTTAAGAAGAGTGAATCCCGATTGGGAGGAGGAAAATCTGCTGCATCATATCCCTTCGCATATGACGCTGCTGCCGAACACCTCCGGCGCCCGTAACGCGGAAGAGGCGATCCGCATCGCCAGATTGGCTAGGGCGGCGGATATGGGCAATTGGATCAAACTGGAGGTCATCCAGGATCAACGTTATTTGCTGCCAGACAACGTGGAAACCATTAAAGCAACCGAGGTATTGGCCGCGGAAGGGTTCGTTGTCCTTCCTTATATGAGCCCGGATTTGTCAGCCGCTCTCCGGTTAAGGGAGGCTGGAGCCGCTGCCGTCATGCCACTCGGGTCACCGATTGGCAGCAACCGCGGTCTGCGGACGAAGGAATTGATTCAGATCCTGATCGAGGAAGCAGGCCTGCCGGTGATCGTGGACGCCGGGATCGGCAAGCCGTCAGAGGCAGCGGAAGCAATGGAAATGGGCGCAGCGGCTGTCCTCTTAAATACGGCGATTGCAACCGCCCGCGATCCGCTGGGCATGGCTGAAGCGTTCCGCGCAGCCGTTATAGCCGGCAGATTAGCCCATCTGGCCGGGCTGGGACCGGTGGAGCAAAACGCGGTAGCGTCTTCCCCGCTAACCGGATTTCTGGATGAAGTGAAGGCCTAA
- the comER gene encoding late competence protein ComER, whose product MKVAFIGTGAMGSLLIDAFLRSGALLPQNICASNRSPSKAKRLAQRHPGLRAYSSNAEAAQGSKIVFLCIKPLDYPDVIAEIRDVLDEKQIVVSITSPVQIETLEAAIPSKIAKIIPSITHSVHSGASLCIYGGRIRPEDRLLLEQLMSSISTPITLKESETRIASDLSSCGPAFVAHMLQLWAESAAELTGIGYAEAIALGSEMLLGTGKLLTEGGLNPEQLIERVAVPGGVTAEGIAVLDSSLREVFARLIDTTHRKYDDDISKLHALFHPAIPDALPSSSDHAPSCPEREAPFAGVKPPDGSGAASIF is encoded by the coding sequence ATGAAAGTCGCCTTCATCGGAACCGGAGCCATGGGAAGCCTGCTCATTGACGCGTTTTTGCGTTCCGGCGCGCTGCTCCCGCAAAATATTTGTGCCAGCAACCGCTCTCCCTCGAAAGCGAAACGGCTGGCCCAGCGCCATCCCGGACTGCGGGCGTACAGCAGCAATGCCGAAGCCGCCCAGGGAAGCAAAATCGTCTTCTTGTGCATCAAACCCCTGGATTACCCCGATGTCATCGCGGAAATCCGGGACGTGCTCGATGAGAAACAGATCGTCGTGTCGATCACGAGCCCCGTTCAAATTGAAACCTTAGAAGCTGCCATTCCCTCAAAAATCGCCAAAATCATTCCCAGCATCACGCATTCCGTTCACAGCGGCGCTTCGCTCTGCATCTACGGCGGGCGGATTCGCCCCGAAGACCGTCTGCTCCTGGAGCAGCTGATGTCCTCAATCAGCACGCCAATCACTCTCAAAGAGAGCGAAACTCGAATCGCTTCCGATTTATCCAGCTGCGGGCCGGCTTTCGTTGCTCATATGCTGCAGCTTTGGGCCGAGTCTGCCGCTGAATTAACCGGTATCGGTTATGCGGAGGCGATTGCGCTCGGCTCGGAAATGCTGCTAGGCACCGGCAAGCTGCTGACCGAAGGCGGCCTGAACCCCGAGCAACTGATCGAACGGGTTGCCGTCCCCGGAGGAGTGACCGCTGAAGGCATCGCTGTGCTGGATTCCAGCCTGCGCGAGGTTTTTGCCCGCCTGATCGATACGACTCATCGCAAATACGACGACGATATCAGCAAGCTGCATGCGCTGTTTCATCCGGCCATTCCGGATGCCCTGCCGTCGTCTTCGGATCATGCTCCGTCATGTCCGGAAAGGGAAGCCCCCTTTGCCGGCGTCAAACCGCCGGACGGATCGGGGGCCGCCTCCATTTTCTGA
- a CDS encoding FUSC family protein: MKWTIGLRNLKTGLAICLCVIVAALLRLEYPFYAAIATIISMENSVTNSFTAGKHRTMGTFVGAIVGAGFAMIEPGNAVYCALGVIVVIYVCNLLKWNKSISIGCIVFLAIMLNLQPGESPIFYGINRITDTLVGIAVAVIVNLVVFPPKHEADLEKARKAVAKRMADLFGQITKCREVVDLESFRAELGCLEKYYQLCKEEFHLTRDLSESMEHIGKEIESYRHIYEHLVILQQLLAEHRLLLVEADHERSDSAEVGNRSEEQQYKIETVYEYHADWIYAELQKLGLPLPIKERGRFQTKAELKIS, translated from the coding sequence TTGAAATGGACGATTGGTTTACGCAATCTCAAGACAGGGCTAGCCATCTGTTTGTGTGTGATCGTTGCAGCGTTATTGCGCCTGGAGTATCCTTTTTACGCCGCGATCGCAACGATCATTTCCATGGAAAATTCGGTCACCAACTCATTTACGGCCGGGAAACATCGGACGATGGGGACGTTTGTTGGGGCGATCGTGGGTGCAGGTTTCGCCATGATTGAGCCTGGGAACGCGGTGTATTGCGCGTTAGGCGTCATCGTCGTAATCTATGTCTGCAATTTGCTGAAATGGAATAAGTCAATATCCATCGGGTGTATCGTTTTTTTAGCTATCATGTTGAATCTTCAGCCGGGTGAAAGTCCGATTTTTTATGGGATTAACCGGATCACAGACACATTGGTTGGTATTGCTGTTGCTGTGATCGTCAATTTGGTCGTCTTCCCCCCTAAACATGAGGCCGATTTGGAAAAGGCGCGGAAAGCCGTCGCTAAGCGGATGGCCGATTTATTCGGGCAGATCACGAAGTGCCGGGAAGTCGTCGATTTGGAGAGTTTTCGTGCGGAGCTAGGTTGCCTGGAGAAATATTATCAGCTTTGCAAAGAGGAATTCCATCTGACTCGAGATCTCAGCGAATCGATGGAGCACATCGGCAAAGAAATTGAATCCTATCGCCATATCTATGAGCATTTGGTGATTTTGCAGCAGCTGCTTGCCGAGCATCGACTGTTGCTGGTCGAGGCCGATCATGAACGGAGCGACTCAGCAGAGGTAGGAAACCGTAGTGAAGAGCAGCAGTACAAGATCGAAACCGTCTATGAGTACCACGCGGATTGGATATACGCTGAGCTGCAGAAGCTGGGATTACCGCTTCCGATTAAGGAGCGGGGTCGTTTCCAGACGAAAGCGGAGCTTAAAATATCGTAA
- a CDS encoding Gfo/Idh/MocA family protein gives MNPLRVGMIGYKFMGKAHSNAYRALPMFFPDALKPEMAVLCGRNEEAVQEAANRLGWRETTTDWRALVARDDIDLIDINAPSDAHKEIALAAAQAGKHIFCEKPLALTLQDAREMLAAAEAAGVAHMVGFNYRFSPAVRLAKDLVQSGRLGRIYHFRAWFLQDWVMDPSFPLVWRLQKDIAGSGAHGDLGAHLIDLAHYLVGDIKEVIGMSETFIKERPLAENMTGLSAKSSADAPKGPVTVDDATLFLARFTNGALGSFEATRFAAGHRSTNAFEINGSLGSVKFDFERMNELEVYFTSDDADVQGFRRVLATDPAHAYAEAWWPPGHTIGFEHTFTHEVLELTSAIREGRGPVPSFREGVQCQAVLEAVERSIAERRWVGISEM, from the coding sequence ATGAACCCGCTGCGAGTTGGAATGATCGGTTACAAGTTTATGGGCAAAGCCCACAGCAACGCCTATCGGGCGCTGCCGATGTTTTTCCCCGACGCTTTAAAGCCGGAGATGGCTGTATTATGCGGCCGTAACGAAGAAGCGGTGCAAGAGGCGGCCAATCGTCTGGGCTGGCGCGAAACGACCACGGATTGGCGAGCGCTCGTCGCCAGAGACGATATCGACCTGATCGACATCAATGCCCCCAGCGACGCCCATAAGGAAATCGCACTTGCGGCAGCTCAGGCGGGAAAGCATATTTTTTGCGAGAAACCGTTAGCGCTTACATTGCAGGATGCCCGGGAGATGCTTGCTGCGGCCGAAGCTGCCGGCGTCGCTCATATGGTTGGCTTCAACTACCGCTTCTCGCCGGCTGTCCGGTTGGCTAAGGATCTGGTACAGAGCGGCCGGCTTGGCCGGATCTACCATTTCCGGGCCTGGTTCCTGCAGGATTGGGTCATGGACCCGTCCTTCCCGCTGGTTTGGCGGCTGCAGAAGGACATTGCTGGATCGGGGGCGCATGGAGATCTAGGGGCCCATCTGATCGATCTGGCCCACTATCTGGTTGGAGACATCAAGGAAGTGATCGGCATGAGCGAGACGTTTATCAAGGAACGTCCGCTCGCTGAGAATATGACCGGCCTTAGCGCCAAAAGCAGCGCAGATGCGCCGAAGGGGCCGGTCACGGTCGATGACGCCACGCTGTTCCTGGCCCGGTTCACCAACGGCGCGCTAGGCAGCTTTGAGGCAACGCGGTTTGCCGCCGGCCACCGCTCGACCAATGCTTTTGAAATCAACGGCAGCCTGGGCAGCGTGAAATTCGACTTCGAGCGGATGAATGAGCTTGAGGTGTACTTCACCTCCGACGACGCCGATGTCCAGGGCTTCCGGCGCGTACTTGCCACCGATCCGGCCCACGCTTATGCCGAAGCTTGGTGGCCGCCGGGGCACACGATCGGGTTCGAGCATACGTTTACGCACGAGGTGCTGGAGCTGACTTCGGCCATTCGCGAAGGCCGTGGGCCGGTGCCGAGCTTCCGTGAAGGCGTTCAATGCCAGGCCGTGCTGGAAGCGGTGGAACGCTCGATTGCGGAGCGGCGCTGGGTCGGCATTTCCGAAATGTGA